The proteins below come from a single Pandoraea apista genomic window:
- a CDS encoding CvpA family protein, with product MHTGLLTVVDYAAIAILVGSMLLGMLRGLVRELFNLVGWVVAFFVARAFGPTVAHWLPADLPGGEMTQGALGFLLVLIAVVFGAGIVSALVGRMTDMIGLRPADRGLGMLFGIVRGVLLLMLLMVAAKLTALPQQPVWQHSLVRPWVEAGLERLMPYLPEPVQHYLHKPEAAMPSGNPLGTPIPLPQLEPYRATPDAGGQGGNGNPGRRGGQSSGAMSGVSNLMGGGSTLGGSGAGSGLAGDGLGGAQGADVQSQGWGMRSGGSAAPSTGLHKVSE from the coding sequence GTGCATACCGGTCTGTTGACCGTAGTGGATTACGCGGCGATCGCCATTCTCGTCGGCTCGATGCTGTTGGGCATGTTGCGCGGACTTGTGCGCGAGCTGTTCAATCTGGTGGGTTGGGTGGTCGCGTTCTTCGTGGCGCGGGCGTTCGGCCCTACGGTGGCCCACTGGCTGCCGGCCGACCTGCCCGGTGGTGAGATGACGCAGGGCGCACTCGGTTTCCTGCTGGTGCTGATCGCCGTGGTGTTCGGCGCGGGTATCGTCAGCGCGCTCGTGGGCCGCATGACCGACATGATCGGCTTGCGCCCCGCCGATCGCGGTTTAGGCATGTTGTTCGGTATTGTTCGTGGTGTTCTGCTCTTGATGTTGCTGATGGTCGCCGCCAAGTTAACGGCATTGCCGCAACAGCCGGTCTGGCAGCACTCGCTGGTGCGCCCGTGGGTAGAGGCCGGGCTGGAACGTTTGATGCCTTACCTGCCCGAGCCGGTGCAGCATTACCTGCACAAGCCCGAGGCGGCGATGCCCAGTGGCAATCCGCTGGGAACGCCGATTCCCTTGCCACAACTGGAACCCTATCGGGCTACGCCGGATGCCGGCGGGCAAGGCGGCAACGGGAATCCGGGGCGCCGGGGGGGGCAGAGTAGCGGTGCGATGTCCGGCGTGTCGAACCTGATGGGCGGCGGCAGCACCCTGGGGGGTAGCGGCGCTGGCAGTGGTTTGGCGGGCGATGGCCTGGGCGGCGCGCAAGGCGCCGACGTTCAGTCGCAGGGGTGGGGCATGCGCAGCGGCGGATCGGCCGCGCCGTCTACCGGCCTGCACAAGGTTTCCGAATGA
- a CDS encoding O-succinylhomoserine sulfhydrylase: MDSFDFDTLAVRAGTQRSEFGEHSEALYLTSSFVFKSAAEAAERFAHSEEGFTYSRFTNPTVSMFQDRLAALEGGEACMATSSGMSAIVSVVMSALSAGDHLVSSQSIFGSTLNVFSTIFSRFGVETTFVDPTDLDAWRAAIRPNTKMFFLETPSNPLTDIADIAAIGKIAKEAGALFVVDNCFCTPALQRPIEYGADVVVHSATKYLDGQGRVLGGAIVGKRDFIMGKVFTFVRSAGPTLSAFNAWVLLKGMETLSLRIERQSANALAIAQWLEQQPQVARVFYPGLPSHPQYELAQRQQKAGGAIVAFELKGATPAEQRENAWRVIDNTRVCSITGNLGDTRTTITHPASTTHGRITPEARAAAGITEGLIRLAVGLESPADIQADLVRGFVS, encoded by the coding sequence ATGGACTCCTTCGACTTCGATACCCTGGCGGTGCGCGCGGGCACGCAGCGCTCCGAGTTTGGTGAGCATTCCGAGGCGCTGTACCTGACCTCGAGCTTCGTATTCAAGAGCGCGGCAGAGGCCGCCGAACGCTTCGCGCATTCGGAGGAGGGGTTCACCTACTCGCGCTTCACCAACCCGACCGTGTCGATGTTTCAGGATCGTCTGGCCGCGCTCGAAGGCGGCGAAGCCTGCATGGCGACCTCCTCGGGCATGAGTGCCATCGTCTCGGTGGTGATGTCGGCGCTCTCCGCAGGCGATCACCTGGTTAGTTCGCAGAGCATTTTCGGCTCCACGCTGAATGTCTTCTCCACGATCTTCAGCCGCTTCGGTGTCGAGACGACATTTGTTGACCCGACCGATCTCGATGCCTGGCGCGCCGCGATTCGTCCGAACACGAAGATGTTCTTCCTTGAAACGCCGTCCAATCCGCTCACGGATATCGCCGACATTGCCGCGATCGGCAAGATCGCCAAGGAAGCGGGGGCTTTGTTCGTCGTCGATAACTGCTTCTGTACACCGGCATTGCAGCGCCCCATCGAGTATGGGGCCGACGTGGTGGTGCACTCGGCCACGAAGTACCTCGACGGTCAGGGCCGTGTGCTGGGCGGTGCCATCGTCGGCAAGAGGGACTTCATCATGGGCAAGGTCTTTACGTTCGTTCGCAGCGCGGGCCCGACCCTCTCGGCGTTTAACGCCTGGGTGTTGCTCAAGGGCATGGAGACGCTTTCGCTGCGCATCGAGCGTCAATCGGCCAACGCGCTGGCCATTGCGCAATGGCTCGAGCAGCAACCGCAAGTGGCGCGAGTCTTTTACCCGGGATTGCCGTCGCATCCGCAGTACGAACTCGCCCAGCGTCAGCAGAAGGCGGGCGGCGCGATCGTCGCGTTCGAACTCAAGGGCGCGACGCCTGCCGAGCAACGCGAGAACGCCTGGCGTGTGATCGACAACACGCGCGTGTGTTCGATCACGGGCAATCTCGGCGATACGCGTACCACGATCACGCACCCGGCGAGCACGACGCACGGTCGCATTACGCCGGAAGCGCGTGCTGCCGCCGGTATCACGGAAGGGCTGATCCGTCTGGCGGTGGGGCTGGAGTCGCCTGCCGACATTCAGGCCGATCTGGTCCGCGGTTTCGTTAGCTGA
- the hisC gene encoding histidinol-phosphate transaminase, with protein sequence MSRFWSAGVADLTPYVPGEQPQMQRLIKLNTNENPYGPSPRVLAAIREALGSDADALKRYPDPDARRFKQTIAKRFGLEVANVHVGNGSDEVLANVFQGLLKHDKPILFPDITYSFYPVYCGLYGVAFENVPLSESFEIRVDDYLRPNGGIIFPNPNAPTGRVLASGEIERLLAGNPDSVVVIDEAYIDFGGESAAGLIAKYPNLLVVQTLSKSRSLAGLRLGFAIGHPDLIEALERVKNSFNSYPLDRLAQAAGVAAIEDEAYFDQTRRAVMASREGLVARLTALGFEVLPSTANFVFARHPSHDAAQLAAALRERSIIVRHFKHARVAQFLRITVGTEAECQAFTDALKEILAS encoded by the coding sequence ATGAGTCGATTCTGGAGTGCTGGCGTTGCCGATCTGACGCCCTATGTGCCCGGTGAGCAGCCGCAGATGCAGCGCCTCATCAAGCTCAATACCAATGAGAACCCGTACGGCCCGTCGCCGCGTGTGCTTGCCGCGATTCGCGAGGCGCTCGGTAGCGATGCCGACGCGCTCAAACGATATCCCGATCCCGACGCCCGCCGTTTCAAGCAGACCATCGCCAAGCGGTTCGGCCTTGAAGTGGCCAATGTGCACGTAGGCAATGGCTCGGACGAAGTGCTGGCCAACGTCTTCCAGGGGCTGCTGAAGCACGACAAGCCGATTCTGTTTCCCGACATCACGTACAGCTTTTACCCGGTGTATTGCGGGTTGTACGGTGTGGCGTTCGAGAACGTGCCGCTGAGCGAGTCGTTCGAGATTCGCGTCGACGATTACCTCAGGCCGAACGGCGGCATCATCTTCCCGAATCCGAATGCACCGACGGGCCGGGTGCTGGCATCCGGCGAGATCGAGCGTCTGTTGGCAGGCAATCCGGATTCTGTGGTGGTGATCGACGAGGCGTACATCGACTTCGGCGGCGAGAGTGCCGCAGGGCTGATTGCGAAGTATCCGAACCTGCTCGTGGTGCAGACCTTGTCGAAGTCGCGCTCGCTCGCCGGGTTGCGTCTGGGGTTCGCCATCGGGCATCCGGATCTGATCGAAGCGCTCGAGCGGGTGAAGAACAGCTTCAACTCGTACCCGCTCGACCGGCTCGCGCAGGCAGCCGGTGTCGCAGCCATCGAAGACGAAGCGTATTTCGATCAGACACGTCGGGCTGTCATGGCAAGCCGGGAGGGGCTGGTGGCCCGTCTGACGGCGCTGGGTTTCGAGGTGCTGCCCTCGACGGCGAACTTCGTGTTCGCGCGTCACCCGTCGCACGACGCGGCGCAACTGGCCGCCGCGCTGCGTGAGCGCTCGATCATCGTGCGGCACTTCAAGCACGCACGCGTGGCGCAGTTCCTGCGCATTACCGTGGGCACCGAGGCCGAGTGCCAGGCATTCACAGACGCATTGAAGGAAATTCTGGCGAGTTAA
- a CDS encoding MFS transporter has product MADGTPQHAIASPETRIDASRMPSLVSDLARANLAAQFSEQMTLAVIPIVAVMALGASAGQTASLQGATTLPFLLLSLPAGGLADRYRRKPLMIATELLRATALLLLFALFHSGLLTLTALAVLGFAMATGTVVFGAAAPSLVAALVGQADLLTANRRLEIARSVAFTAGPALGGLLAGWASGTLAFAGALLLSLVSAYCLSRLPQEAPRPVSRRHFFHELTEGVSFIALNRYLRPIVATAFVFNTSWYLLLAVFAYYAIDSLGFTAQTVGIALGVYGFGMVCGAFGYARLAAHFRFGRQILLGPVCAAIAALLMVGTLSLSGRVTIYGAVFGAFFLFGFGPIVWTISTTSLRQVVTPAGRVARVSAAIMTATFGARPLGAFLGAWLAASFGTTACLMGMAAGFALQLGIILCSPAVRLASLDAVHAG; this is encoded by the coding sequence ATGGCCGATGGCACCCCACAGCACGCAATCGCCTCGCCCGAGACGCGTATCGATGCATCGCGCATGCCCTCGCTGGTCAGCGATCTCGCGCGCGCCAATCTGGCGGCGCAGTTCAGCGAACAGATGACGCTTGCCGTCATTCCGATCGTCGCGGTCATGGCGCTGGGGGCATCGGCAGGGCAAACGGCATCGCTGCAAGGGGCAACGACATTGCCATTTCTGCTGCTGTCGCTGCCCGCCGGTGGACTCGCGGATCGATACCGGCGCAAACCGCTCATGATCGCGACGGAACTGCTGCGCGCTACTGCGCTGCTGCTTCTGTTCGCCCTGTTCCATAGCGGCCTGCTGACGCTCACCGCACTGGCCGTTCTCGGCTTTGCCATGGCAACGGGCACAGTGGTGTTCGGTGCGGCGGCCCCTTCGCTGGTCGCCGCCCTCGTGGGGCAGGCAGACTTGCTCACGGCGAACCGACGGCTGGAAATTGCCCGCAGCGTGGCATTCACCGCCGGCCCCGCACTCGGCGGCCTGCTCGCGGGATGGGCCTCGGGCACCCTCGCCTTCGCCGGGGCATTGCTGCTCTCGCTCGTCAGCGCCTATTGCCTGTCGCGGCTGCCGCAGGAGGCACCCCGGCCGGTATCGCGGCGTCATTTCTTCCATGAGTTGACGGAAGGTGTCAGCTTCATTGCCCTGAACCGATACCTGCGCCCTATCGTCGCGACCGCCTTCGTTTTCAATACCTCGTGGTACCTGCTGCTCGCAGTCTTCGCGTACTACGCGATTGACTCGCTCGGGTTCACAGCGCAGACGGTAGGCATTGCACTGGGCGTTTATGGCTTCGGGATGGTCTGTGGCGCGTTTGGCTATGCACGCCTCGCAGCGCACTTCCGGTTCGGCAGACAGATCCTTCTCGGGCCGGTTTGCGCGGCTATTGCGGCCCTATTGATGGTGGGAACGTTATCGCTGTCCGGCAGAGTAACGATCTATGGTGCGGTCTTCGGCGCCTTCTTCCTGTTCGGTTTCGGCCCCATCGTGTGGACGATTTCGACAACCTCGTTGCGGCAGGTCGTCACGCCCGCCGGACGAGTGGCTCGCGTGTCGGCGGCAATCATGACCGCGACGTTCGGTGCGCGTCCGCTCGGCGCGTTTCTGGGCGCATGGCTCGCGGCCAGCTTCGGCACAACAGCCTGCCTGATGGGTATGGCAGCCGGATTCGCCTTACAACTCGGCATCATCCTTTGTTCGCCCGCCGTACGGCTCGCCTCACTCGATGCGGTGCACGCCGGATAG
- a CDS encoding SPOR domain-containing protein gives MRVTHHMRDDQSNDASYDLSQGPMGLFSFRKKDAEAVPPKRGSRRSGRTGTRTAGGGEYSEHEQLDPLLPEKQRARRRLVGALALVLAAVIILPMVLAPEPKPAADDIAIQIPGKDANSPPVRVKPPAPATLPSEASLDKGEEALDSSTLAGANAAKPAPTPAPAPAPTAVPPAAAVAPAPAPSAVPEPQVAQAKPEHKPEVKKPEQHAETKPATKPDSHDTAKAQAKSQPDNNAADPIAQFAQNNTAAKPAKPADNRDNAQKSAASGGKYLVRIGAFSTQDRAQAWLVKLKLVNVPSYMVKSTVDGRELYLLRAGPFPDRNSAEAAGKKIRDAGLTAQVAEAG, from the coding sequence ATGCGCGTGACGCACCACATGCGCGATGATCAGTCCAACGACGCGAGTTACGACCTGAGCCAAGGCCCTATGGGATTGTTTTCCTTCCGCAAGAAAGACGCCGAAGCCGTTCCCCCGAAGCGCGGTAGCCGCAGGAGCGGCCGAACCGGCACCCGTACCGCGGGAGGGGGCGAGTACAGCGAGCACGAGCAACTCGACCCGCTGCTGCCCGAAAAGCAACGCGCGCGCCGCCGTCTGGTCGGCGCGTTGGCGCTGGTGCTCGCCGCCGTCATCATCTTGCCGATGGTGCTCGCGCCCGAACCGAAACCGGCCGCCGACGACATCGCCATCCAGATTCCCGGGAAAGACGCCAATTCGCCGCCCGTGCGCGTGAAGCCGCCGGCGCCTGCGACGTTGCCGTCCGAGGCTTCGCTCGACAAGGGGGAAGAGGCGCTCGACAGCAGCACGCTGGCGGGGGCGAACGCTGCCAAGCCCGCGCCCACGCCGGCGCCCGCGCCTGCGCCCACGGCAGTACCTCCCGCCGCCGCCGTGGCCCCGGCCCCCGCGCCGAGCGCCGTGCCGGAACCGCAGGTCGCGCAAGCGAAGCCCGAGCACAAGCCCGAGGTCAAGAAGCCTGAGCAGCACGCCGAGACGAAACCGGCTACGAAACCGGACTCGCACGACACCGCCAAGGCGCAAGCCAAGTCGCAGCCGGATAACAACGCGGCCGACCCGATCGCGCAATTCGCGCAGAACAATACGGCAGCCAAGCCCGCCAAACCGGCCGACAACCGTGACAACGCGCAGAAATCGGCGGCGTCGGGGGGCAAGTATCTGGTGCGCATCGGCGCGTTCTCGACGCAGGATCGCGCACAGGCGTGGCTCGTCAAGCTGAAGCTCGTGAATGTACCGAGCTACATGGTGAAGAGCACGGTGGACGGCCGCGAACTGTATCTGCTGCGCGCGGGGCCGTTCCCTGATCGCAACAGTGCCGAAGCCGCCGGCAAGAAGATTCGTGACGCCGGACTGACGGCGCAGGTCGCCGAGGCGGGCTGA
- the purF gene encoding amidophosphoribosyltransferase — MCGIVGVVSKSPVNQFIYDSLLLLQHRGQDAAGIATTDGQSFYMHKGNGMVRDVFRTRNMRDLPGTVGIGQVRYPTAGTSSAAQAQPFYVNAPYGIVLAHNGNLTNWEQLKDEMFRVDRRHINTTSDSEVLLNVLAHELQQSARDGLSVASLFEAVGKVHGRLRGSYAIVSIISGFGLLAFRDPNGIRPLCIGRFDGPNGTEWMVASESVALEGMGFAFERDVKPGEAIFISNDGELVSQQCSESVSMHPCIFELVYLARPDSVLDGVAVYDARLRMGDYLAEKIRREIDYQDIDVVMPIPDSSRPAAMQVAKRLGLNYREGFFKNRYVGRTFIMPGQAMRKKSVRQKLNAMRVEFKDKNVLIVDDSIVRGTTSQEIVQMARDAGARKVIFASAAPPVKFPNVYGIDMPTRSELVAHDRSDEEVARIIGADELIYQDVEDMKAAVRDINPALTDFDASCFDGKYITGDVTPEYLNRLEQQRKAPKAPVVESGEGDDSEPRGAQLGL, encoded by the coding sequence ATGTGTGGCATCGTCGGTGTAGTCTCCAAATCCCCTGTCAACCAGTTTATCTACGATAGCCTGTTGCTGCTGCAGCACCGTGGCCAGGACGCTGCCGGTATCGCTACGACGGACGGCCAGTCGTTCTACATGCACAAGGGCAACGGCATGGTGCGCGACGTGTTCCGCACGCGCAACATGCGCGATTTGCCGGGCACGGTCGGTATCGGTCAGGTGCGTTACCCGACGGCCGGTACGTCGAGCGCGGCGCAAGCCCAGCCGTTCTACGTGAATGCGCCTTACGGCATCGTGCTCGCGCACAACGGCAACCTGACGAACTGGGAACAGCTCAAGGACGAGATGTTCCGCGTCGATCGCCGCCACATCAACACCACCTCTGACTCGGAAGTGCTGCTCAACGTGCTGGCGCACGAGTTGCAGCAAAGCGCGCGCGACGGATTGAGCGTCGCGTCGCTGTTCGAAGCGGTGGGCAAGGTGCATGGCCGCCTGCGCGGTTCGTATGCCATTGTCTCGATCATCTCCGGCTTCGGTCTGCTCGCGTTCCGCGATCCGAACGGTATCCGTCCGCTGTGCATCGGCCGCTTCGATGGCCCGAACGGCACGGAGTGGATGGTGGCGTCGGAGTCGGTGGCGCTGGAAGGCATGGGCTTCGCGTTCGAGCGCGACGTCAAGCCGGGTGAGGCGATCTTTATCAGCAACGACGGCGAACTGGTCTCGCAGCAGTGCTCGGAGTCGGTGTCGATGCACCCCTGCATTTTCGAACTCGTGTATCTGGCGCGTCCGGATTCGGTGCTCGACGGCGTGGCGGTCTACGACGCGCGTCTGCGCATGGGCGACTACCTCGCCGAGAAGATCCGCCGCGAGATCGACTATCAGGACATCGACGTCGTGATGCCGATTCCGGATTCGAGCCGCCCGGCGGCCATGCAGGTCGCCAAGCGACTGGGACTGAATTATCGCGAAGGCTTCTTCAAGAACCGTTACGTCGGTCGCACCTTCATCATGCCCGGTCAGGCGATGCGCAAGAAGTCGGTGCGTCAGAAGCTCAACGCCATGCGCGTCGAGTTCAAGGACAAGAACGTGCTGATCGTGGACGACTCGATCGTGCGCGGCACCACCAGCCAGGAAATCGTGCAGATGGCACGCGACGCTGGCGCGCGCAAGGTGATCTTCGCATCGGCCGCGCCGCCGGTGAAGTTCCCGAACGTGTACGGCATCGATATGCCCACGCGCAGCGAACTGGTCGCCCATGATCGCAGCGACGAAGAAGTGGCGCGCATCATCGGCGCCGACGAACTGATCTATCAGGACGTCGAAGACATGAAGGCTGCGGTGCGCGACATCAATCCGGCACTGACCGACTTCGATGCGTCGTGCTTCGACGGAAAGTACATTACGGGCGATGTGACGCCGGAGTACCTGAACCGTCTGGAGCAACAGCGCAAGGCCCCGAAGGCTCCTGTGGTGGAGTCCGGTGAGGGCGACGACAGCGAGCCGCGCGGGGCCCAGCTTGGCCTCTGA
- a CDS encoding NAD-dependent succinate-semialdehyde dehydrogenase produces MSHNVELFINGQWKAGVEGLTLPIENPATGETIGTVARATQPDLDAALAAAEAGFAKWREIAPFERAKLMRKAAGLLRERVGDIARQMTMEQGKPIGEAKGEVLSAADVIEFFAEEGKRAYGRLVPARVPNVYQMVIQSPVGAVAAFTPWNFPVNQVVRKVSAALAAGCSVIVKAPEETPASPAALIRAFADAGLPDGVLNLVYGVPAEISSYLIPHPTIRKVSFTGSTPVGKQLAAMAGLHMKRVTMELGGHAPALIFNDADIAAAVRNLAAGKFRNAGQVCIAPTRFLVQRGVYDQFVDAFVKAAESIRVGNGLDPETTMGPLVNGKRFEAISAIVDDAVAKGAQLKTGGKRAAEGGYFYAPTVLCNVPMSAKIMHEEPFGPVAIVNPFDTEEEAIAEANRLPYGLAAYAYTTSQGTAHRLSARVESGMLTINHSGLALPEVPFGGVKDSGYGSEGGPEALEAYLQPKFVTRLEV; encoded by the coding sequence ATGTCGCATAACGTAGAACTTTTCATTAACGGACAGTGGAAGGCGGGCGTAGAAGGCCTCACGCTGCCGATCGAAAACCCGGCCACGGGCGAGACCATCGGAACGGTGGCACGCGCGACGCAGCCGGATCTGGACGCTGCCCTGGCCGCCGCCGAAGCCGGTTTTGCCAAGTGGCGCGAAATTGCCCCGTTCGAGCGCGCCAAGCTCATGCGAAAGGCTGCGGGTCTGCTGCGCGAGCGCGTGGGCGATATCGCACGTCAGATGACGATGGAGCAGGGCAAACCGATTGGCGAAGCCAAGGGCGAAGTGCTCTCGGCCGCCGATGTCATCGAATTCTTTGCGGAAGAGGGCAAGCGTGCCTACGGCCGTCTGGTGCCGGCGCGTGTGCCGAACGTCTACCAAATGGTGATCCAGTCGCCTGTGGGTGCAGTGGCGGCGTTCACGCCGTGGAATTTCCCCGTCAATCAGGTCGTGCGCAAGGTGTCCGCTGCGCTGGCCGCCGGGTGCTCGGTGATCGTGAAGGCCCCGGAAGAGACGCCCGCGTCGCCGGCTGCGCTGATTCGCGCCTTCGCCGATGCCGGTCTGCCCGACGGTGTGCTCAACCTCGTGTACGGCGTGCCGGCCGAGATTTCGTCGTACCTGATTCCGCATCCGACCATCCGCAAGGTGTCGTTCACGGGCTCCACGCCGGTGGGCAAGCAACTGGCCGCCATGGCCGGTCTGCACATGAAGCGCGTGACGATGGAGCTCGGTGGTCATGCGCCCGCATTGATTTTCAACGATGCCGACATTGCGGCCGCCGTACGCAACCTTGCGGCGGGCAAGTTCCGCAACGCCGGTCAGGTGTGTATCGCCCCGACGCGTTTCCTCGTGCAGCGCGGTGTGTACGACCAGTTCGTCGACGCTTTCGTGAAGGCCGCCGAGTCGATTCGCGTCGGCAACGGTCTGGACCCCGAAACGACGATGGGCCCGCTGGTCAACGGCAAGCGTTTCGAAGCGATCAGCGCCATTGTGGACGACGCCGTCGCCAAGGGGGCGCAGCTCAAGACCGGTGGCAAGCGCGCGGCGGAAGGCGGTTATTTCTACGCGCCGACGGTGCTGTGCAATGTGCCGATGAGCGCGAAGATCATGCACGAAGAGCCGTTCGGCCCGGTGGCCATCGTCAACCCGTTCGACACGGAAGAGGAGGCCATCGCCGAGGCGAATCGCCTGCCGTACGGTCTGGCCGCATATGCGTACACGACTTCGCAAGGCACGGCGCATCGTCTGTCGGCGCGTGTCGAGAGCGGTATGCTGACGATCAACCATTCGGGTCTGGCGTTGCCGGAAGTACCGTTCGGCGGTGTGAAGGACAGCGGTTACGGTTCGGAGGGCGGTCCGGAAGCCCTCGAAGCGTATTTGCAACCGAAGTTCGTGACGCGTCTGGAAGTCTGA